A window of the Astyanax mexicanus isolate ESR-SI-001 chromosome 22, AstMex3_surface, whole genome shotgun sequence genome harbors these coding sequences:
- the LOC111196150 gene encoding putative nuclease HARBI1: MPSSAVVISLAWAVGIFLRLSTANRRNVRKRMFLQRLMMLVNQSENGHPMSYCKLNHNMPILRLWFNVEAELMQDFRLSRRAMHGLQRLLQRDHDHGWGNQLEVLIYVYWLAHGLSYRVVSHVFNVPKSTIHRIVHIIAQKIWINLKQAISFPQPEELHAVGQGFVQLSGTRAFRNVVGAIDGSHIRIKPPQHHQIDYLNYKGFYSLNMQAICDSNGRFLDIFIGYPGSVHDTRVMKNSSFYKARCYPPSGYILLGDGGYPCLDTPVCLITPYKQPVNGPIQSRFNHYHSKGRSIIERAFGMMKTRWRSTLFRALEVKPTFAPLVIASCAFLHNVCLDHGDMLEPDEDVAQDTFEPQPQREPLAYNESSGNATRDRLAALVSGNAEM; this comes from the exons ATGCCGTCTTCAGCTGTGGTGATTTCTCTAGCTTGGGCTGTAGGCATCTTTTTGCGTTTGTCTACAGCAAATCGGAGAAATGTAAGAAAACGGATGTTTCTCCAACGCCTGATGATGCTGGTGAATCAATCTGAG aaTGGTCATCCTATGTCTTACTGCAAACTGAATCACAACATGCCCATCCTGCGTTTGTGGTTTAATGTAGAGGCTGAGCTAATGCAGGACTTTCGCCTCAGCAGAAGAGCCATGCATGGTCTACAGAGGCTGCTACAAAGGGATCATGACCATGGCTGGGGTAATCAGCTGGAAGTCCTGATCTATGTGTACTGGTTGGCTCATGGACTGTCCTATCGGGTTGTGTCACATGTTTTTAATGTGCCTAAATCTACAATCCACCGCATTGTCCACATAATTGCACAAAAAATATGGATCAACCTGAAGCAGGCCATATCTTTTCCACAACCAGAAGAGCTTCATGCAGTTGGACAAGGATTTGTCCAGCTATCAGGAACCCGTGCATTCAGAAATGTTGTGGGTGCTATAGATGGAAGCCATATCAGGATAAAACCCCCCCAACATCACCAGATAGATTACTTGAATTACAAAGGATTCTATTCACTAAACATGCAGGCAATATGTGATTCCAATGGACGGTTCCTAGATATCTTTATTGGATATCCAGGGTCAGTGCATGACACACGTGTCATGAAGAACAGTAGCTTCTACAAGGCAAGATGTTACCCTCCCTCAGGTTACATCCTTCTGGGTGATGGTGGCTATCCCTGTTTGGACACACCAGTCTGCCTAATAACACCTTACAAACAGCCAGTTAATGGACCAATACAAAGTCGCTTCAATCATTACCATTCAAAGGGACGCAGCATAATCGAAAGAGCTTTTGGAATGATGAAGACTAGATGGAGGTCTACCCTTTTTAGAGCCTTGGAGGTAAAGCCGACATTTGCACCTCTGGTTATTGCGTCCTGCGCTTTTTTACACAATGTATGTTTGGATCATGGAGACATGTTGGAGCCAGATGAAGATGTTGCACAGGACACATTTGAACCTCAACCACAACGAGAGCCACTAGCATATAACGAGAGTTCTGGGAATGCTACGAGGGACAGACTGGCTGCCCTGGTCTCAGGCAATGCAGAGATGTAG